The Alnus glutinosa chromosome 1, dhAlnGlut1.1, whole genome shotgun sequence region TAAGAGCCTAATGGGTACTATATGCAGACTGTTATTGAGCTCTACAATTTATAATATATGGTGAGTCTGGAATAAGATTAAATTTGGGGGTCATCCTCAAATGGAAGAGCAACTcctgaaacaaatattttgagaggttaaatgtagaatttatggaaaaggaaaatttcCTAGGAATATATATGGAGAATGTCTCCTTCTGCCATAGGTAGAATATTGATGTCAATATACTGCATTAGTATAGTTAGCAGCTTAGTTGTTTCTTTgtagttttgtttggttgtttgccTAGAGACACTCTCTGGTTGTTAAGGGTGTTCTGCTTAGGGTTGTTTCCCTTTGATTATACAGTTGATTCTTTTGTCAATATATAGATCTactcattttttcaaataataataataataataataataatgtgataagTACATTCACTAACTTACCGATCGATAACCAAATATTTATGTCCTGATCTTCATGGAATCAGGCATGATTACATTGTAAGAGAACAACATAGATAAATTATTCTGAGTAGTCAAGAACTCAGCACTCAACACACTTCAATTATAATACGGACGAAGTGTACGAGGATTCAAGTTATTGGAACACGTGCAGCAAAAGGCATGTGCTTATCATGCGGCTTTCCATGAAGAAAGTGAAGGAGTTTTAGAATTCTTCCTAGTCGGAATGTCATTCCTACTTCTATCACCcttaacaacatatatattgagAAGCAAATGATTCAAGTTCAGCCATTTCTTCTGTTGTGAGTTCGACAGACAGAGCTCCAATGTTCTCGTCGAAGTTTTCAACCTTGGTGTGTTCCTGGAATGGGACACACGTCATTCCCTTAGCTTGGTGATGAACCCAGGCCCATGCTAGCTGCTATGGGGTGCATCCCTTCCTCGTTGCCATTTCATTAACATGAATTGTGACTTTGATGGGAAGGCGGGTGTCGATGCAGTGTTGGTAGTAGAGATCAATGCAATCCAATTGGAGGCGCTTCAAGCTGGCCTCATCGGCTGCTCTCACATACGCTGGATCGCGCCGGATCTCCCTCTTCCCACTCGCAAAGCTAAATCCGAACTCGGTTGACAATTGCACCCTCTCTTTCACCCCTCCCTCCAAAGCCTACTGCATGCCAAGAAACGAAATTTAAgaacaaacaaattaacaaaaaagccaaaaaaaaaaaaaaaaaaattgaaaatgaaagcaAAAAAGATGTGGGACCTTTTCGAGAAGGATTTCGTTGGCGAATGGGCCGTAGCTATCGGAAGTGTCAAGGAAGGTGACGCTAGAGTGGACAGCGTGGTGGATAAGAGTGATTATGTCTTGTTCGGGCTTGGGAGGGCCATAGATGTCGGACATGCCCATGTAGCCCAGACCCTATGCCGACACCTCCAGTCCCTGTGAACCCAGCTTTATCATCCCCATAGCTCTTGCGGCCTCcatttcttcccctttttctttctaCAACAACCGCTGCTAC contains the following coding sequences:
- the LOC133871232 gene encoding IN2-2 protein-like, giving the protein MGMSDIYGPPKPEQDIITLIHHAVHSSVTFLDTSDSYGPFANEILLEKALEGGVKERVQLSTEFGFSFASGKREIRRDPAYVRAADEASLKRLQLDCIDLYYQHCIDTRLPIKVTIHVNEMATRKGCTP